Proteins encoded together in one Desulfatirhabdium butyrativorans DSM 18734 window:
- a CDS encoding YqaA family protein gives MDGIVKRPNVVRRLYDWVLHWAETPYAEWALFFIAFVESSVFPIPPDVLLSAMAVAVPRKSFRYAAICSAGSVLGGILGYVIGWQFMAAIGEPIIRFYGLMGKVEYIQSLYQQYDAWAVGIAGFTPLPYKIFTIAAGAFHIRFSVFVLASLISRSARFFLVAGLFYFFGAGIQSFIDKYFDILAVAFTVCLIGGFVIMKAVV, from the coding sequence ATGGATGGAATCGTTAAGCGACCCAATGTCGTCCGAAGGCTATACGACTGGGTATTGCACTGGGCGGAGACGCCCTATGCCGAATGGGCGCTGTTTTTTATCGCTTTTGTGGAGTCTTCCGTTTTTCCGATACCGCCCGATGTGCTCCTGAGCGCCATGGCGGTGGCGGTTCCCCGTAAATCCTTCCGCTATGCCGCAATCTGTTCGGCAGGATCGGTGTTGGGGGGGATTTTGGGATATGTGATCGGATGGCAGTTCATGGCGGCCATCGGCGAGCCCATCATTCGATTCTATGGTCTGATGGGGAAGGTTGAATATATTCAGAGCCTGTACCAGCAATACGATGCATGGGCCGTGGGTATTGCCGGATTTACCCCGCTGCCATACAAGATTTTCACGATTGCGGCAGGGGCCTTCCATATTCGGTTTTCGGTGTTTGTCCTGGCATCCCTGATATCCAGATCGGCGCGTTTCTTTCTGGTGGCCGGTCTTTTCTATTTTTTCGGTGCCGGGATTCAATCGTTCATCGACAAGTATTTCGATATCCTCGCTGTGGCGTTTACGGTATGTCTGATCGGCGGTTTTGTGATCATGAAAGCCGTAGTGTAA
- the hisC gene encoding histidinol-phosphate transaminase, which translates to MNPPVSESILSISPYKPGKPIEELAREYGVRDAIKLASNENPLGPSPKAMEAVRKALDAVHRYPDGACHELVAKLSAKLAVSPREIVIGNGSDDIIAMLTRAFLQPGDEAVIADPTFLMYEISIKTSGARIVKVPVEESLGMRIDALLGAIGNRCRLVFLCNPNNPTGAVVSTGEFRRLLDGLPEEALLVVDEAYMEFVRDPDCARSLALRATADHPIVTLRTFSKAYGLAGLRVGYGVMPAWVADVLHRVRQPFNVNTLAQVAATAALDDREFLESSIRCVHEGIDWMQRQIAAMGLRCYPTQSNFFLIDVGKSADEVFEAMLRHGVIVRSMRAYGYPACIRVNAGTSRENERFVEALRKVIASS; encoded by the coding sequence GCCCGCGAGTATGGGGTGAGGGATGCGATCAAGCTGGCCTCGAACGAAAATCCGCTGGGCCCTTCTCCCAAAGCCATGGAGGCCGTCCGCAAGGCGCTCGATGCCGTGCACCGGTACCCGGATGGGGCCTGTCATGAACTTGTGGCAAAACTGTCTGCAAAACTGGCTGTTTCCCCCCGGGAAATCGTCATCGGTAACGGCTCGGACGACATCATCGCCATGCTGACAAGGGCGTTTCTGCAGCCGGGAGATGAGGCCGTTATCGCGGATCCGACCTTTCTGATGTATGAGATCAGCATCAAGACCAGCGGCGCCCGTATTGTCAAAGTGCCGGTCGAGGAAAGTCTCGGGATGCGGATCGATGCGCTTCTCGGTGCCATCGGCAATCGATGCCGTCTCGTGTTTTTGTGTAACCCCAACAATCCGACGGGAGCCGTTGTTTCAACCGGGGAATTCAGGCGTCTGCTCGATGGGTTGCCGGAAGAGGCGCTTCTGGTTGTCGATGAAGCTTACATGGAATTCGTTCGGGATCCGGATTGCGCCAGAAGTCTGGCCTTGAGAGCGACAGCCGATCATCCGATCGTGACGCTGCGAACGTTTTCGAAAGCGTATGGGCTTGCCGGATTGCGGGTCGGCTATGGCGTGATGCCTGCATGGGTGGCGGATGTTTTGCACAGGGTTCGCCAGCCGTTTAATGTGAATACCCTCGCTCAGGTCGCTGCAACTGCAGCGCTCGATGACCGGGAATTTCTGGAAAGCAGTATCCGTTGCGTACATGAAGGTATCGACTGGATGCAGCGGCAGATCGCTGCCATGGGGTTGCGGTGCTATCCGACGCAGTCCAATTTCTTCCTGATCGATGTCGGAAAATCTGCGGATGAGGTTTTCGAAGCAATGCTTCGGCATGGGGTGATCGTGCGTTCGATGCGTGCCTATGGATATCCGGCGTGTATTCGCGTGAATGCCGGAACATCCCGGGAAAACGAGCGGTTTGTGGAAGCCTTGCGGAAGGTGATCGCCTCTTCATGA
- a CDS encoding protein-L-isoaspartate(D-aspartate) O-methyltransferase, whose product MMIHDTERTLQLREEMVAQQIEARGITDRRVLRAMRVVPRHVFVDESHRHEAYSDYPLPIGEGQTISQPFIVAEMTQALALDPEDKVLEIGTGSGYQTAVLAEIVQSVCTVERIESLYLRATQLLQSLGYRNILMRLSDGTLGWAEQGPFDAILVTAGAPHVPRSLLQQLKEGGRMVIPVGDRFSQELLKIVKTERGIHQTGLGGCRFVKLVGEHGWNR is encoded by the coding sequence ATGATGATCCATGATACCGAACGGACATTGCAGCTTCGGGAAGAGATGGTTGCCCAGCAGATCGAAGCCCGGGGGATCACGGATCGGCGGGTGCTGCGCGCCATGCGTGTGGTGCCGAGGCATGTCTTTGTCGATGAGAGCCATCGGCATGAAGCGTATTCCGATTATCCCCTGCCCATCGGTGAAGGCCAGACCATTTCCCAGCCCTTCATTGTTGCCGAAATGACTCAGGCCCTGGCGCTTGATCCGGAAGACAAGGTTCTCGAAATCGGTACCGGTTCAGGGTATCAAACGGCGGTATTGGCTGAAATCGTTCAAAGCGTATGCACTGTTGAACGCATCGAGTCGCTGTATCTGAGGGCGACGCAATTGTTGCAATCCCTGGGATATCGGAATATCCTGATGAGACTTTCGGATGGTACGCTCGGCTGGGCGGAGCAGGGGCCTTTCGATGCGATTCTGGTAACAGCCGGCGCGCCGCACGTTCCGAGGTCCTTGTTGCAGCAACTCAAGGAAGGCGGCAGAATGGTCATTCCGGTCGGTGACCGGTTTTCCCAGGAATTGCTGAAAATTGTCAAAACGGAACGCGGTATCCATCAGACCGGCCTGGGTGGATGCCGGTTCGTGAAACTGGTAGGTGAGCATGGATGGAATCGTTAA
- the cmk gene encoding (d)CMP kinase: MTNRSFLPGDDPPIVVTIDGPAGAGKTTVSRMLASRLGYRYLDTGALYRAVAVSVSNAGCAPDDLPCIQRVIAALEIDCQVSDTGALDVLVGGKAVTHLLRSPEIAMFASRLSALPMVREALLGIQRKIGENGGVVCEGRDMGTVVFPDARAKFYLDASPKIRAERRYLELAASAAAVQVDLDEIEAQIRQRDEADMSRPIAPLRIPQDAFVIDSSLLSLDEVVQCMEDRTRSLSGEKR; the protein is encoded by the coding sequence ATGACGAATCGATCCTTTCTTCCGGGCGACGATCCTCCGATCGTCGTGACAATCGATGGGCCAGCGGGTGCCGGAAAAACCACCGTCAGCCGCATGCTTGCCAGTCGTTTGGGATACCGTTACCTCGATACCGGCGCGCTGTATCGGGCCGTTGCCGTTTCGGTGTCGAACGCCGGATGCGCCCCGGATGATTTGCCCTGCATTCAGCGGGTCATCGCGGCGCTCGAAATCGATTGCCAGGTATCGGACACCGGTGCTCTCGATGTCCTTGTTGGCGGCAAGGCCGTTACCCATCTCCTGCGATCCCCTGAAATCGCCATGTTTGCCTCCCGGCTTTCCGCCCTTCCGATGGTTCGCGAGGCACTTCTCGGGATCCAGCGAAAAATCGGTGAAAACGGTGGCGTCGTTTGCGAAGGCAGAGATATGGGGACGGTGGTTTTCCCCGATGCGAGAGCGAAGTTTTACCTCGATGCCTCTCCGAAGATTCGGGCCGAAAGGCGCTATCTGGAACTTGCCGCTTCAGCGGCGGCTGTGCAGGTCGATCTTGACGAAATCGAGGCGCAGATCCGGCAGCGGGACGAGGCGGACATGAGTCGGCCCATTGCGCCGCTGCGTATTCCGCAGGATGCGTTTGTGATCGACTCTTCCCTGTTGAGCCTGGATGAAGTCGTTCAATGCATGGAAGATCGGACTCGATCTCTGTCAGGCGAGAAGAGATGA